A genomic region of Alligator mississippiensis isolate rAllMis1 chromosome 4, rAllMis1, whole genome shotgun sequence contains the following coding sequences:
- the MDH1B gene encoding putative malate dehydrogenase 1B — protein sequence MAQFVLAGRADCPYYAKAEILADYLQVNLPNFRIYKITQHPDNWEQWLHDICEKNGWKHKRSPIVWRELLDRGGKGLLLGGFNDFLEHAQHYYSITSDLLSEEMLQIGEENLQTHIQIEKEEEERKSLINPLQVWISSASAPACYHLIPLLANGEVFGITTEISIHLLDRYSCKEILHGTVMEAQDLAYPLLRSVSMHIELDEAFLQADVIILLDDILLERDTTSFENCIRQVNELCKVYGPLIEKNAKSGVRIVVAGKTFVNLKTLMIMTYAPSINPGNIIAMAMLLESAAKAMLARKLNMNSAGIKDVIVWGNITGSSYVDLSNAKVYRYDSAIWGPPSFSRPLLDMIYDSKWLHSEFVTALSSLNSREYHCVGMSPAHVIATVLRYWYQDSPPREIVSMGVLSEGQFCIPEGIVFSMPVSFQNGTWEVITETEINEKTQEIMDCLAYDLIQEKQVALGEIQKMQPYKKEVDTSFNIFSLLDNVEEEKVEKPKEELETLSSGSHQSETFEGEKSASFPDVD from the exons GTAGAGCAGATTGTCCATATTATGCTAAGGCAGAAATTTTAGCTGACTATCTGCAGGTTAATTTGCCTAATTTCAGGATATATAAGATTACTCAGCACCCTGACAACTGGGAG CAGTGGCTTCATGACATCTGTGAAAAGAATGGATGGAAACACAAACGCTCTCCAATTGTTTGGAGAGAATTGTTGGACCGTGGAGGGAAAGGCCTACTTCTAGGAGGATTTAATGATTTTCTAGAGCATGCCCAG CATTACTACAGCATCACCTCAGACTTGCTAAGTGAAGAGATGCTGCAAATTGGTGAGGAGAACTTGCAGACTCACATACAAAttgagaaagaggaggaagaacgAAAAAGTCTTATCAATCCTTTGCAGGTCTGGATCAGCAG TGCATCAGCTCCTGCCTGCTACCATCTGATCCCGCTTTTGGCAAATGGAGAAGTGTTTGGGATTACAACAGAAATCAGCATCCATCTGCTTGATAGATACAGCTGCAAAGAAATTCTTCATGGTACTGTGATGGAGGCTCAAGACTTGGCATACCCCCTCCTCCGCAGTGTTTCAATGCACATTGAATTAGATGAGGCCTTTCTTCAGGCTGACGTTATCATTTTGCTTGATGATATCCTTCTCGAACGTGATACAACATCCTTTGAAAATTGCATTAGGCAGGTGAATGAGCTATGTAAGGTGTATGGTCCCCTGATTGAAAAGAATGCCAAGAGTGGGGTCAGAATTGTTGTGGCAGGAAAAACTTTTGTGAACCTAAAGACATTAATGATTATGACATACGCCCCATCCATTAACCCTGGGAATATTATTGCCATGGCAATGTTACTGGAAAGTGCAGCTAAAGCCATGCTGGCCAGGAAACTGAATATGAATTCAGCAG ggatTAAAGATGTGATTGTCTGGGGTAACATCACTGGTAGTAGCTACGTTGATTTGTCTAATGCAAAGGTTTACAGATATGACAGTGCTATCTGGGGTCCACCTAGCTTTTCACGCCCTTTGCTGGACATGATATATGATAG CAAGTGGCTCCATTCAGAATTTGTGACTGCCCTGAGTTCACTGAATTCCCGGGAATATCACTGTGTAGGCATGTCACCTGCGCATGTAATAGCCACTGTACTGAGATACTGGTACCAAGATTCTCCTCCTAGGGAGATTGTCTCCATGGGAGTGCTCAGTGAAG gTCAGTTTTGTATCCCTGAAGGTATTGTTTTCTCTATGCCTGTGAGTTTCCAGAATGGAACCTGGGAGGTCATTACTGaaactgaaatcaatgaaaaaacTCAAGAAATTATGGATTGTTTAGCCTATGATCTGATACAG GAAAAACAAGTTGCATTAGGAGAAATACAAAAAATGCAACCATACAAAAAAG AAGTTGACACTTCATTCAATATCTTTAGTCTGCTAGACAATGTGGaagaagaaaaggttgaaaaacctAAAGAAG AACTGGAAACCTTATCCAGTGGTTCACATCAGTCAGAgacctttgaaggagaaaaaagtgCAAGCTTCCCAGATGTAgactaa